The genomic segment ACGGGAGCGAGTTTTGGGGTGGCCGCGGGGCCACGGACAAGGACCGAGTCGCAGCATGTCTGAAACGCAACCCGGTAAAATGTCCCACGTCTCCGCAACCGTCATTCCTACAATTGACTTGCTACAACTACTCGCCGGTCCCGGACGTTCACCGATGACACCGCCTGCTGACCCCGGTTCAGCCCCGCTCGCCCGGTTCGAGGCGATCGGGCTGTGGCTCATGGGCCTACTCTTGATCGCGTTCGGCGGCCTCGTCGCGGACCGGTCCGCGTTCCAGACGGACCGAAAGACGGATTTCGGGGTTTACGCGCGGGCCGGGTTCTCGGTCCGCGCGACGTTGACCGCCCGCTACTTCCCGTCCGCCGTGCCCGAGAACGAGGAATACTTCCCCCCCGAGGCGCGCGAACTCAAGTACGACATTTATCAGGTGTGCGACGACCGCGGGTGGCACTACTGCTACCCGCCCGCGTTCGCGGTGTTCATGGTCCCGCTGGCGGACCCGTTCTTTTGGGAAGACCGGACCGGGTATCTGCCGTTCGGTGCGTCGGTCATCATCTGGTTCGTCATCAATCTGATCCTCGCCTGGTATGCCGCCCACGCCTTGGCCGGGGCGGTCGTCCCGGACGCGGTCCGGTGGTCCCGGCGGTGGTGGTACGCCCGCACGGTCCCGCTCTACATCTGCCTCGGCGGGATCGGGTACACGCTGTCGCGGGGGCAGGTGAATATCGTGCTGGTCGCCCTGGTCGCCGGGATGTTCGCGGCCGCGGTCCGGGGGCGGGCGGTGGCCGCCGGGGCGTGGCTCGCCGGGGCGGTCGCGCTCAAGGTGATCCCGGTGTTCCTGATCTTGTTCCCGCTCGTCCGCCGGGAGTGGCGGACGGGGATCGGTCTCGCGGCCGGCCTGTTCGTACTCCTCGGCGTAATCCCGGCGGCGGTGTGGGGCGTCGAGGGGGCGGTCGACAACAACTTGAAGGTCTTCAGCGCCGTCATCGCGCCGGGCAGCCTCGGGGTCGGCGACCAGACCCGGCAGAAAGAACTCACCGGGGCGACCTCGACCGACAGTCAATCGTTCCAGGCGGTGATCCACAACCTCCGGTACCCCGACAAGCCCAACCGCCCGAAGGTGGTCGACAAGTCGACCCGCCTGGCGCACTGGGCTCTGAGCCTGTTGATGGTGGCCGTCACTCTCGTCGCCGCGTGGCGGGGGCTCGGTCCGGCCCCGGCGGACCAACTCGTTTTCCTCGGCCTGCTCTGCGTGGTCATGTTGCTGACGACCCCGGTGTCGCACATGCACTACTACGCGATGGGGCTCCCCCTGGTCGCCGGTCTGTGGCTGAAGGGGTTGGCCGGGCGACCCGGGGAGTTCTGGGCCGGGTGGTGTACGTTCGGCGTGCTGATGACCTGGGGCGTCCTGACCGCGCTGCCGTTGTTCCCGCCGGTCATGGACCTCGGCCTACTCGACGCCGGCCTCGCGACGTTCTCGACCGTCGCGCTGTGGGCTTACGGCGTGGCCGTGATGGGCCGGTGCCCGCGGACCTGTCCGGTCACGCGGCCAGCCGCCCGATTGCAGCCGGTAGCCGCGGTGGTGGCGTGAGTGTGTGGGAGCCGGTGGTTCCCACATGCGGCTCCGGCGGGCGAGGGGAAGAAGATCTGGCACGTCAGTCCGGCAAATCCAATGCAACTAATCGACGAAAGCAGTCAATTCGAAGCCGACCTTCCGCTGTCGTAAGAGCGCGAAGTCCGATCAGCGGGATCGATCTCAAGGGCAAGCACTTCTTCGACGGACAATTCATCCCGCACGGCAGCGAGGCACGGTGCCGGATGCGGCCGATCTACCGAGTCCACAGGGCTCACCGCAACCAAAATGAATTTGCGTCTACGGCGGGATCCCGTGTCGAGAGTGGATACCACGCTGTTTGCGGTCGTTCGTCTCAACTCTTCAACCTTCGCCGCGCATCTCAACGGATCTCGGATTCGCCAGGGTTAGTCTGCGTGTAACGACGCCTCAGCCGGCTCCGTGTCACGTCTCAAGACGGCGGACGCACCCGGCGGGATGTCGGCCACGTTCCACGCTCCTCGAATCACGAGTGCGGCTTGGCTGCACCCGCGCGGGAACATTGCATGCCAAGAGCCAACTCCCCGATCGACGCCCAGGCGACCGACCCCCGCGGGTTCCTCATCCCACCCGTCCGCTCCTTCTCCGCACTCTACAACCTGTTCTCCCGGACCTACTCGTACAGGTGGGACGAGGCCGTCCGGGCCGGCCGCAGGAATGCCCAGGCGATGCGGCGGGATGCCTACCTGGCGGCGCTGGAGCAGGAGCGGGTGTTGCCACTCACTCGGTGGCCGTGGGAGGTCGAGGCCGACCCCGACGACACCGATCTCGCCAATCCGAAAGATCCGTACTCCGAAGACCGCGAGCGGGTTCGCCGACTGTTGCAAGCTTGCTGTCGCCGGACCCCCAGCCCGCCCCAATTGCTGACCGCCCTCGGGTCGGCCGTCTTCTTCGGACGATCCGGCGCCCAACTGGCGTGGACGCAAGACACGGTTGGTGGCGAACCCCGGTGGGTCGTCCGGGCGTGGGAGCCGGTCCACGGGGACGCCATCCAGTACGACTGGGACGGCACCCCGGGCATCACCATCCGGCCCGGCGACACCGGCGCGTTCCCGCCCGACGACGTGAAACTATGGGACGGCGGGACGCTGCTGGCGATGCTCCGCCGGCCCCACCTCCGCCAGCGGTTCATCCTGCATGCGCACAAGCGGGAAGCCGCCGACTACTGGCAGCCGGAGATGGCCGGGCGGTCGCACGGCGTCGGCCTCCGGGACTACGTGTACTGGGCGTGGTGGCTGCGGGACGAGATGCTCTCCTGGCTGACCGACTACATGGAGAAGGTCGGCAGCATGGGTCTGCTGCTCTTCTACTACGAGGACGGCAACCCGGCCGCCGAGGCGTCGGCCAAGCAGGCGGCGGCCGACGCCCGGGGCAAGAGCGCCCTGGCGGTGCCGGTCCCCCGCGGGCGGGACAAGGACGCGGCCAAGGTGGAGGTCATTGCGGCCCAGACGGCCGGCGCCCAGTTCCTGGTCGACATGGTCGACCGGTATTTCGAGCGGCACATCGAGCGGCTTTACGTCGGCCAGTCATTATCCGCTGGGACCGTGGGGAGCGGGCTCGGCGGGTCGGGCGTCGCCGCCCTGCACGCGGACACCAAGTTCAACCTCCTGGCGTGGGACGCCGACAACCTGGGCGAGACCCTGACCCGCGACCTAGTCGGCGTCCTCCAGCATCTCAACTTCCGGGACGCCCGCTGGCGATACCGATGGGCGTTCCGGCTGCCCGACCCGGACGCCAAAGACAAGCTCGACGCACTCGTGAAGGCAGCCAACCTGCCGGGGGCCAAGCTGACGTTCAAAGCGGACGAAGTGCGGGCCTTAGTCGGGCTGACCAAGCCCGGCCCAGGCGACGAGATCGTCGGCGGCGACCCGGCGGCGGCCAGCGGGGCGGACCCAATGGGATATGCGCAGGACTCGCCCCACGCCCCGCGGGGCGGAATCGCCCTGAAGGGTAAGCACTTCCTCGGCGGCCAATTTATACCAGACGGCGACGGAGCAAGCGTTGTTAGACCCGGTCGATTATTTGTCCCGCCAACCGACCGCACGATGGAAGTTGCCACACCACTTGATCCGCAGGACGGGAGCCCAGTACGTCTCAACAATCAACATCCGAATAACTGGAACTGGGGCATTGTTCGTGACCAGCGGGCACGAGCCCGACAGCTTGAGGATAAAGGAATACGTCGCACGCCAGCCGAGAAGGAGGAACTCGAGAGGCTGCGGAAAGAAGAGGTCTCAAGGCAAGGTCAGCTGAAGATATTTGGACTACCGAGCACTTACGACCCCGACACGCTTCAAAGCGAGCGGAAGGTCGAGCGAATGATGGGCAAGATGCAACAACAGCTAGAAATGGGACAAATCCCGGATACGCGCAAGATCGAGCGAAGCGTCGAGCGGGAGTTCGGAAGAAAGTATCCTCTGGATGACATGTCGGCGGCCGCGAAGATCGTCGCGAGCGGGAAAATTCTGCTGGAGAGCGACCTGTTCACGGAGGCGTTCAAGGCGCAGATCCGGGCCGTGCTGACATCCGAAAACCTCGTCTTCATGGGCGGGTTT from the Fimbriiglobus ruber genome contains:
- a CDS encoding phage portal protein family protein, which produces MPRANSPIDAQATDPRGFLIPPVRSFSALYNLFSRTYSYRWDEAVRAGRRNAQAMRRDAYLAALEQERVLPLTRWPWEVEADPDDTDLANPKDPYSEDRERVRRLLQACCRRTPSPPQLLTALGSAVFFGRSGAQLAWTQDTVGGEPRWVVRAWEPVHGDAIQYDWDGTPGITIRPGDTGAFPPDDVKLWDGGTLLAMLRRPHLRQRFILHAHKREAADYWQPEMAGRSHGVGLRDYVYWAWWLRDEMLSWLTDYMEKVGSMGLLLFYYEDGNPAAEASAKQAAADARGKSALAVPVPRGRDKDAAKVEVIAAQTAGAQFLVDMVDRYFERHIERLYVGQSLSAGTVGSGLGGSGVAALHADTKFNLLAWDADNLGETLTRDLVGVLQHLNFRDARWRYRWAFRLPDPDAKDKLDALVKAANLPGAKLTFKADEVRALVGLTKPGPGDEIVGGDPAAASGADPMGYAQDSPHAPRGGIALKGKHFLGGQFIPDGDGASVVRPGRLFVPPTDRTMEVATPLDPQDGSPVRLNNQHPNNWNWGIVRDQRARARQLEDKGIRRTPAEKEELERLRKEEVSRQGQLKIFGLPSTYDPDTLQSERKVERMMGKMQQQLEMGQIPDTRKIERSVEREFGRKYPLDDMSAAAKIVASGKILLESDLFTEAFKAQIRAVLTSENLVFMGGFAIAHFTPIGPLTDVAAAILASLGLAKDVIEAEVKLTAFIFKAAFAETEEELQDAAADLADALAIGAKNVALMAAVKAFRATFCFLSGTKVETANGFRAIEDVRPGDRVWAFDFDRREWRLCVVRQSLGHEYTGPAVRVCIGEEWVTATEEHPFWVTDGCVLSARPHPDHLPTTPTWSHHSGRWVAAKNLRVRDSLLCRGDASNRVTAVEHCRMSATVHNLQIENLHTFAVASSAALVHNAGATNPIRNKWNEFLKRKKAEGTARGDKKPLSVEELRKEYLAARIETQKITFEGLQARADKLRVGEESLRYHEKLFGEAKTVADREGLLENYRKVLDRREEHNPLPRVATVAKGRMYDRLPVDGAMGKWIKGTSGDGIYRTNDLRIREAMAKDGKIPEYVDVEFVGGAPKFDPFVQELGGVRGQINIKLDVDSNVGTRTRSDQDFAEADRWLANRLNEKGLSHPSGKPWSQTAVKEWRKENKLTWHHHENMTTMQLVAESLNNFIRHIGGRTLLDETFVPPLPGRKPKE
- a CDS encoding glycosyltransferase family 87 protein, with the translated sequence MTPPADPGSAPLARFEAIGLWLMGLLLIAFGGLVADRSAFQTDRKTDFGVYARAGFSVRATLTARYFPSAVPENEEYFPPEARELKYDIYQVCDDRGWHYCYPPAFAVFMVPLADPFFWEDRTGYLPFGASVIIWFVINLILAWYAAHALAGAVVPDAVRWSRRWWYARTVPLYICLGGIGYTLSRGQVNIVLVALVAGMFAAAVRGRAVAAGAWLAGAVALKVIPVFLILFPLVRREWRTGIGLAAGLFVLLGVIPAAVWGVEGAVDNNLKVFSAVIAPGSLGVGDQTRQKELTGATSTDSQSFQAVIHNLRYPDKPNRPKVVDKSTRLAHWALSLLMVAVTLVAAWRGLGPAPADQLVFLGLLCVVMLLTTPVSHMHYYAMGLPLVAGLWLKGLAGRPGEFWAGWCTFGVLMTWGVLTALPLFPPVMDLGLLDAGLATFSTVALWAYGVAVMGRCPRTCPVTRPAARLQPVAAVVA